A window from Fibrobacter sp. UWB11 encodes these proteins:
- the ruvX gene encoding Holliday junction resolvase RuvX gives MNYLALDYGEHRVGVAFGDSELKMAFSRETIDQKTTNLFERLDQLVRLNKIDEFVVGMPYHPDGRKDGKNVVVEAFIKDLALRFPGMKIHTQDESYSSVQAQEFTSYMSKKKKQKNKAIIDRTAAAIILQRWFDENP, from the coding sequence GTGAATTACTTGGCTTTGGATTACGGAGAGCATCGTGTCGGGGTCGCTTTTGGCGATTCCGAACTCAAAATGGCGTTTTCGCGCGAGACGATTGACCAGAAGACGACGAACCTGTTCGAACGTCTGGACCAACTCGTGCGCCTCAACAAGATTGACGAATTTGTCGTCGGGATGCCTTATCACCCGGATGGCCGCAAGGATGGCAAGAACGTGGTGGTGGAGGCCTTTATCAAGGATTTGGCGTTGCGATTCCCGGGAATGAAAATCCATACGCAGGATGAATCGTACTCCAGCGTGCAGGCGCAGGAGTTCACCTCGTACATGAGCAAAAAGAAAAAGCAGAAGAACAAGGCGATAATCGACCGCACCGCCGCCGCTATCATACTCCAGCGCTGGTTCGACGAGAACCCCTAA
- a CDS encoding homoserine O-acetyltransferase: MSEYLHKSFGPVIPKDFNKDYGEKGFLLESGKTLPALTLRYETYGTLNAAGNNAVWVCSPLTADAHAAGWYTENDKKPGWWDELIGPGKAIDTDRFFVVCSNILGGCKGSTGPATINPRTGKPYGSTFPTITIGDMVHAQKELADNLGIKEFYSVIGGSMGGFQAMKWAIYYPEQVKRIIIIASSPRFSSQALGFEVVARDVITQDPNFHGGDYYEDGMTRPDIGLANARKLAHITYLSAVGMEKKFKRAQDQENRNHAITYSTPYDLNLPIESYLRYQGTKFVDRFDANSYLHIAHATDAFDLETEYGSIENAFKDIKAEVLNVNLSTDWLFPPHESRRITSALLNDGKSVTSLELDTQFGHDGFLIEVGELGKAVGRFLDSKIIPENGTQAIPVFHNQSDFDLMGKLVKEGSHVLDLGCGSGDLLEYLIQKKKVTGFGIEKNIKGILDCLEKDVQVIQRDLDESGLKDIKDGSFDYAIINRTIQEIRDPVALLNELLRVAKQVIVTFPNFGHWSARGSLMLHGRMPISKELPYEWYDTPNIRVLTLKDFYTLCSKEGFKIENLHFQNEHKISKVLTTIGLPNFGAEHVIATISKKV, from the coding sequence ATGAGTGAATATTTGCATAAATCGTTTGGTCCCGTTATCCCAAAGGATTTTAATAAGGATTATGGAGAGAAAGGCTTTTTGTTGGAAAGCGGCAAGACGCTCCCCGCCCTCACCCTCCGCTACGAGACCTATGGCACGCTGAACGCCGCCGGCAATAACGCCGTGTGGGTTTGTTCGCCGTTGACCGCCGATGCCCACGCAGCCGGCTGGTACACAGAAAATGACAAGAAACCGGGCTGGTGGGACGAACTCATCGGACCAGGCAAAGCTATTGATACCGACAGATTCTTTGTAGTTTGCAGCAACATTCTCGGCGGATGCAAGGGCTCTACAGGTCCAGCAACAATCAACCCGCGCACGGGCAAGCCTTACGGCAGCACCTTCCCTACCATTACGATAGGCGATATGGTACATGCCCAGAAGGAACTCGCCGACAACCTCGGCATCAAAGAATTCTACAGCGTCATCGGTGGATCCATGGGTGGTTTCCAAGCCATGAAATGGGCCATCTACTACCCCGAACAAGTCAAGCGCATCATCATTATCGCAAGCTCCCCGCGTTTTTCAAGCCAGGCACTCGGTTTTGAAGTCGTGGCCCGCGACGTGATTACGCAAGACCCGAACTTCCACGGTGGTGACTACTATGAAGACGGCATGACACGCCCGGATATCGGACTTGCCAACGCCCGCAAGCTCGCGCACATCACGTACCTCTCTGCCGTGGGCATGGAGAAAAAGTTCAAGCGCGCCCAGGATCAGGAAAACAGGAACCACGCCATCACCTACTCGACTCCGTACGACCTGAACCTGCCCATCGAAAGCTACTTACGTTATCAGGGAACAAAGTTCGTCGACCGTTTTGACGCAAACAGCTATTTGCACATTGCACACGCAACTGATGCATTCGACCTCGAAACAGAATATGGCAGCATCGAGAACGCCTTCAAGGATATCAAGGCCGAAGTCTTGAACGTTAACCTTTCTACAGACTGGCTTTTCCCGCCGCACGAAAGCCGCCGCATCACGAGCGCCCTCTTGAACGACGGTAAATCGGTCACGAGTCTCGAACTCGATACGCAATTCGGACATGATGGATTCTTGATTGAAGTCGGCGAACTCGGCAAGGCCGTAGGACGATTCCTCGATTCCAAGATTATCCCGGAAAACGGTACCCAGGCTATTCCTGTATTCCACAACCAGAGCGACTTTGACCTTATGGGCAAGCTCGTAAAAGAAGGGAGCCATGTGCTCGACCTCGGTTGCGGCAGTGGCGACTTGCTGGAATATCTTATCCAAAAGAAAAAAGTCACCGGCTTTGGCATCGAAAAGAACATCAAGGGAATTCTCGATTGTCTTGAAAAAGACGTACAAGTTATCCAGCGCGATCTAGACGAAAGCGGTCTCAAGGATATCAAGGACGGAAGTTTCGACTATGCGATTATCAACCGCACGATTCAGGAAATCCGAGACCCTGTTGCACTTTTGAACGAACTTTTGCGCGTCGCAAAGCAAGTCATCGTAACATTCCCGAATTTCGGCCATTGGTCAGCCCGCGGAAGCCTCATGTTGCATGGTCGCATGCCGATTTCGAAGGAACTCCCCTACGAATGGTACGACACGCCGAACATCCGCGTGCTCACGCTCAAAGACTTTTATACATTGTGCAGCAAGGAAGGGTTCAAGATTGAAAATCTGCACTTCCAGAACGAGCACAAGATAAGCAAGGTCCTGACTACCATCGGGCTCCCGAACTTCGGTGCCGAACACGTGATTGCGACAATTTCGAAGAAGGTTTAG
- a CDS encoding hydroxymethylpyrimidine/phosphomethylpyrimidine kinase: MSEKMKFALTIAGFDGSAGAGILADVKAMAHFGVYCEAVCTALTQQNEDEFVAPGWVIWERIEAQLETLFAKRKFKFVKIGLVEKAKVLKRIVEFVRAKSPDAYIIWDPIASASAGFHFLRAAEQDKFMPVMKQIDLVTPNQDEFGFLGLGLAASRGTFELGKDFALLLKGGHSRGKDAVDILWDRDGKQYKFSSLRLPGKGKHGTGCHLSSAILANLAIGHTLPESCQIAKDYLTELLQSGEGRLAKDF; the protein is encoded by the coding sequence ATGTCTGAAAAAATGAAATTTGCATTGACAATCGCTGGCTTCGATGGCTCTGCAGGTGCTGGTATTTTAGCCGATGTCAAGGCTATGGCGCACTTTGGAGTTTATTGCGAAGCCGTATGTACAGCGCTCACGCAACAGAATGAAGATGAATTTGTGGCTCCTGGCTGGGTGATTTGGGAACGCATCGAAGCGCAACTAGAAACCTTGTTTGCCAAGCGCAAGTTCAAGTTCGTGAAAATCGGACTTGTCGAAAAAGCGAAAGTCCTTAAGCGTATTGTGGAATTTGTGCGTGCAAAATCTCCGGACGCCTACATTATTTGGGATCCAATTGCAAGTGCTTCTGCGGGGTTTCATTTTTTGCGCGCCGCAGAACAAGACAAGTTTATGCCCGTGATGAAGCAGATTGACTTGGTAACTCCGAATCAAGATGAATTTGGCTTTTTGGGGCTCGGGCTTGCGGCTTCTCGTGGAACGTTTGAACTCGGGAAGGATTTTGCCTTGCTTTTGAAGGGAGGTCACTCTCGGGGGAAGGATGCTGTCGATATCCTTTGGGATAGGGACGGCAAACAGTACAAGTTCTCTAGCCTGCGTTTGCCGGGAAAGGGTAAACATGGCACTGGTTGCCACTTGTCTTCGGCTATTTTGGCGAATCTCGCGATTGGCCATACGCTCCCGGAATCTTGCCAAATTGCGAAGGATTACCTCACCGAGCTATTGCAAAGTGGCGAGGGGCGATTGGCTAAAGACTTTTAA
- a CDS encoding peptide chain release factor-like protein — MHRDTYLKMNLDELLRACSLKGFQGSGPGGQHRNKTNTGIHLTLQQYNLEIKSSESRSAKENKIHALHRMQMALALNVREEPPAVEMKFPGSNGHIQPSNPQFPLFVAHVFDIMATKNGDTKAAAAAFGLSPSALVKILRQDKACAAKLQGNRVENGKSKLHL; from the coding sequence ATGCATCGCGATACCTACCTGAAAATGAACTTGGATGAACTTTTACGAGCCTGCTCCTTGAAAGGATTTCAAGGCAGTGGCCCCGGCGGTCAGCACAGAAACAAGACCAATACCGGCATTCATCTCACGTTACAACAATATAATTTAGAAATAAAGTCTTCCGAAAGCAGGAGCGCGAAAGAGAACAAAATTCACGCCCTACACCGCATGCAAATGGCGCTCGCATTAAATGTCCGCGAAGAACCTCCGGCAGTCGAAATGAAGTTTCCGGGCAGCAACGGGCATATCCAGCCAAGCAATCCGCAGTTTCCGCTGTTTGTCGCCCATGTCTTTGACATCATGGCGACAAAGAATGGCGATACAAAGGCCGCAGCCGCGGCGTTCGGGCTTAGCCCGAGTGCTCTCGTGAAAATTCTCAGGCAAGACAAAGCTTGCGCTGCCAAATTGCAAGGCAACCGCGTCGAAAACGGGAAGAGTAAATTGCATTTGTAA
- a CDS encoding C25 family cysteine peptidase, protein MNSIIKKFQILLVACATVSSLASSVVEDSKNRFVLDDEVLDSSKKSCEDGSGMRFVPENAFYVDSTNVPVRHYRVALPSSAKPSVSVTNTKLVSLGATPCKSTPVKIPSVDVSSPFFKDNLWMVDVFVPLYVKEGGSVALRKDFRLNVDFGSAKVSGRNPGARALMLVENSRAAAQFGAGSVNRALRREATSDFDNIVQLAELVVGDENMATFSEDGLFAVSYSAIRTALLKVGRQDELDAVPVEKVCLFGAAPDTLPDIGPGAALRSPNRIFELPIKVSDRNSNGNFDEGDSLYFVGYGNAFWKRVDAEPTEVPEIPTSNMSYFHSYSPYSYYQHFVFGYKQTGKGLRLETLTAPKSSAKDVDWFRYVRAERDELLRDAYFGRGQDWDKATGKEYFWKWHDRGDTLVLSAEDLEFKSTTSDLPGFVSGGKGFVAVSFFPLRSQTNSTMFSDSTYKNRMKFISFKLSVNGSSYSKVRGEEIYWSDGDILPGGNFGVPTNALKAKDNKYELTIYDNSYQDDRFDGYSVAYQWDPSKVTVDSSEWILPGFSKGVIRIPVGKDSDLRLLKFKDFVPVGLLKISDGIAVDSIGNNEDVRYLLYRDSDRRQAFSVKGIPTPSKNSVQKLANISSKTEYLIITPEEFLAPAEALAEFRSSDASASKLVTAVVPVENIYRHYTGGALSPIAIRNYIAYARSVCPDLRFVLLAGSGHYDYRGTKHGKNYMPPFEKESAVTEDFFGVLDSGEVVRSGKAYDVDLAVGRVPVSSVQDFEYYNEKARDYDEIQRFDHGEWKSTLLLAADDAYNGVSPDPMDHTIYQENLANLVDTTAESLGFRMNIKKVYLLDYEADAAGQKQEAANDFLNILNQGALLTAYYGHGSKVAWATEGLMKLSYLSRITNKKRYTVLNSFSCTVGRFDEGNTRSMTEAFVLLPQAGAIAAIGAARETYANPNEIFAKNFVSRALLKNGNYLGVAYMQAKDNVFLHNKAVPTYTSNVFNSEHYVYMGEPVIRMPLADLKIVLDSPVDSIKALDKVKLSGKVSGMSSGNIALTLREGRYTKRLDMITTSNYADVKYDGPLIYSEIVPVVGGRFETEFVTPKKLNIGDTLAEFRAWAYSPNEVAIGRHFEKNIKITGVSNYADSLNDKTPPTIQIQLCNSGEKTSFVDNQRIKLQTPACLQVVVEDETALDYREQADEGITFEMYGLENPYHPTPFLEQASKRAVARKSLTTESYPPGYYTFMVHAMDVLGNVSVKTVHIEITENLQAGLADVFNVPNPMGKKGTTFYFKNLSSDSDPDVNIFIYNQHGRLVKVIKNAKSGETHWNGTDNFGRLLANGLYHYVVRSKTKISDPYNSTESKTKTKTQTWTKKQKLLISR, encoded by the coding sequence GTGAATTCTATCATCAAAAAATTTCAGATTCTTCTAGTTGCTTGCGCAACTGTATCTAGCTTGGCTTCTTCTGTCGTGGAAGATTCCAAGAATCGTTTTGTCTTGGACGATGAGGTCTTGGATTCGTCGAAGAAATCCTGTGAAGACGGCTCGGGCATGCGTTTTGTTCCCGAAAACGCTTTTTATGTGGATTCCACTAACGTTCCTGTCCGTCATTACCGTGTGGCGCTTCCGTCGAGTGCAAAACCTTCGGTTTCCGTGACAAACACTAAGCTTGTTTCGCTTGGCGCAACGCCTTGCAAGTCTACTCCGGTAAAGATTCCCTCTGTCGATGTCTCTAGCCCGTTCTTCAAGGATAACTTGTGGATGGTCGATGTGTTCGTTCCGCTCTATGTCAAGGAGGGTGGTTCTGTTGCACTTCGCAAGGATTTCCGCCTGAATGTCGATTTTGGTTCTGCAAAGGTAAGTGGTCGAAATCCGGGTGCCCGTGCGCTCATGCTGGTCGAAAACTCTCGTGCGGCAGCACAGTTTGGCGCAGGTTCTGTGAATCGTGCTTTGCGCCGTGAAGCAACTTCAGATTTTGATAACATTGTCCAACTTGCCGAACTGGTTGTGGGCGATGAGAACATGGCTACGTTCAGTGAAGATGGTCTTTTCGCTGTTAGCTATAGTGCTATCCGCACTGCTCTTTTGAAGGTCGGCCGCCAAGACGAACTTGATGCGGTTCCGGTCGAAAAGGTTTGCCTTTTTGGTGCTGCCCCGGATACGCTCCCCGATATTGGCCCTGGCGCAGCACTCCGCTCTCCCAATCGAATTTTTGAACTGCCTATTAAAGTGAGTGACCGCAATTCAAATGGAAACTTCGACGAAGGCGACTCGCTCTATTTTGTGGGTTACGGCAATGCTTTTTGGAAACGCGTTGATGCAGAACCCACGGAGGTTCCTGAGATCCCCACATCGAACATGAGTTATTTCCATTCGTACTCGCCGTACTCCTATTACCAGCATTTTGTTTTCGGTTACAAGCAGACAGGGAAGGGGCTTCGCCTAGAAACGCTTACTGCACCGAAGTCTTCGGCAAAGGATGTTGATTGGTTCCGTTATGTTCGCGCCGAAAGAGATGAGCTTTTGCGCGATGCCTATTTTGGCCGTGGACAGGACTGGGATAAAGCGACCGGTAAAGAATATTTCTGGAAATGGCATGATCGTGGCGATACTCTCGTCTTGTCCGCTGAAGATTTGGAATTCAAGTCGACTACTAGCGATTTGCCGGGCTTTGTCTCTGGTGGTAAAGGCTTTGTCGCAGTCTCGTTCTTCCCGCTCCGTTCGCAGACGAATAGCACGATGTTTTCGGATAGCACTTACAAGAACCGCATGAAGTTCATCTCCTTTAAGTTGAGTGTGAACGGTTCTAGTTATTCAAAGGTCAGGGGCGAAGAAATCTATTGGAGCGATGGTGATATATTGCCTGGTGGTAATTTCGGTGTTCCGACAAATGCGTTGAAGGCCAAGGATAACAAGTATGAATTGACCATCTATGATAATTCTTATCAGGATGACCGTTTTGATGGGTATTCCGTGGCTTACCAGTGGGATCCGTCAAAGGTTACTGTTGATTCTTCGGAATGGATTTTGCCGGGCTTTTCAAAGGGCGTTATTCGCATTCCGGTTGGGAAGGATTCCGACCTCCGCTTGTTGAAATTTAAGGATTTTGTACCTGTAGGCCTTTTGAAAATTTCGGATGGAATTGCCGTCGATAGCATTGGAAATAACGAGGACGTTCGTTATTTGCTCTACCGTGATAGTGACCGTCGCCAGGCTTTCAGCGTCAAGGGAATTCCGACCCCGTCTAAGAACTCGGTTCAGAAACTTGCCAATATTTCTTCGAAGACCGAGTACCTCATTATTACTCCTGAAGAATTCTTGGCGCCGGCCGAAGCCTTGGCTGAGTTCCGTTCGAGTGATGCATCTGCATCTAAACTTGTGACGGCAGTTGTTCCTGTCGAAAACATTTACAGACATTATACCGGTGGTGCGTTGTCTCCGATTGCAATTAGAAACTATATCGCCTACGCTCGAAGCGTGTGCCCGGATTTACGATTTGTCTTGCTTGCGGGGTCTGGCCATTATGACTACCGCGGAACCAAGCACGGGAAAAACTATATGCCGCCGTTCGAAAAAGAATCTGCAGTGACCGAAGACTTCTTTGGCGTTTTGGATTCGGGCGAAGTTGTTCGTAGCGGTAAAGCCTACGATGTTGATTTGGCTGTGGGTCGCGTTCCTGTTTCTTCTGTACAGGATTTCGAATACTATAACGAAAAGGCAAGGGATTATGATGAAATCCAAAGGTTCGATCATGGCGAATGGAAATCGACCTTGTTGCTTGCTGCAGACGATGCTTACAATGGTGTTTCTCCGGACCCGATGGACCATACCATTTATCAAGAAAATTTGGCAAACTTGGTCGATACGACTGCAGAATCCCTTGGCTTTAGGATGAACATCAAGAAGGTTTATCTTTTGGATTACGAAGCCGATGCTGCCGGTCAAAAGCAGGAAGCCGCCAATGACTTCTTGAACATTTTGAACCAAGGTGCGCTGTTGACGGCTTACTATGGGCATGGCTCCAAGGTCGCATGGGCTACGGAAGGTTTGATGAAGCTTTCGTACCTCTCAAGAATTACGAACAAGAAAAGATATACCGTGCTGAACTCTTTCTCTTGCACGGTGGGCCGTTTTGATGAAGGCAACACGCGCTCGATGACTGAGGCTTTTGTTCTTTTGCCTCAGGCCGGTGCAATTGCCGCTATTGGTGCTGCTCGTGAAACGTATGCAAACCCCAACGAAATCTTTGCGAAAAATTTTGTAAGCCGTGCTTTGTTGAAAAATGGCAATTACCTTGGTGTGGCCTATATGCAGGCTAAAGACAACGTATTCTTGCACAATAAGGCGGTTCCGACTTATACAAGCAATGTGTTCAACTCTGAACATTACGTTTACATGGGCGAACCTGTAATCCGTATGCCCTTGGCTGATTTGAAGATTGTTTTGGATTCTCCTGTTGATTCCATCAAGGCTTTGGATAAAGTAAAATTATCTGGAAAGGTCTCTGGAATGTCTTCGGGCAATATTGCGTTGACTCTTAGAGAAGGCCGCTATACCAAGCGCCTCGATATGATTACGACTTCGAATTATGCCGATGTCAAGTACGATGGACCGCTTATTTATTCGGAAATTGTGCCTGTTGTGGGCGGCCGTTTTGAAACAGAATTTGTGACTCCGAAAAAATTGAATATTGGCGATACTCTTGCCGAATTCCGTGCTTGGGCTTATTCGCCGAACGAAGTTGCGATTGGCCGCCATTTCGAAAAGAATATCAAGATTACGGGTGTTTCGAATTATGCGGATTCTTTGAATGATAAAACGCCTCCGACAATTCAAATCCAGTTGTGCAATTCGGGTGAAAAAACTTCATTTGTCGATAATCAGCGCATCAAGCTCCAAACGCCGGCATGCTTGCAGGTCGTAGTTGAAGATGAAACTGCTCTGGACTATCGCGAACAGGCCGATGAAGGCATTACGTTTGAAATGTATGGACTTGAAAATCCGTATCATCCCACACCGTTCTTGGAACAAGCGTCGAAGCGTGCTGTGGCCCGCAAGTCTTTGACAACGGAATCTTATCCGCCGGGCTATTATACATTCATGGTGCATGCCATGGACGTTCTTGGAAATGTTTCTGTAAAGACGGTGCATATTGAAATCACGGAAAATTTACAGGCCGGCCTAGCAGACGTGTTCAACGTTCCAAACCCGATGGGCAAAAAGGGAACCACGTTCTACTTCAAGAATCTCTCCTCTGATTCGGATCCGGACGTAAATATCTTTATTTACAACCAACATGGCCGACTCGTCAAGGTGATTAAGAACGCCAAGTCTGGCGAAACGCACTGGAACGGTACGGATAATTTCGGGCGTTTGCTCGCCAATGGATTGTACCACTATGTGGTACGTAGCAAGACCAAAATTTCGGATCCGTACAATTCTACGGAATCTAAGACGAAAACAAAAACTCAAACTTGGACTAAAAAACAAAAATTGTTGATATCGAGGTAA
- a CDS encoding YicC/YloC family endoribonuclease, producing the protein MSIISMTGFGKSESTLNGVSCVIEVRSVNSRFLEISSKIPKNFAYLENDFKAQIKDKLVRGSVNFSITLGAGNAGNIPVCYNEAAVSKFVEITKAMQKKYGIAGDIKLEHVLAIPEVLQFTDGNDDNEVWEKHLKTELDKALDGVIAMREKEGANLAVDLTRRVIHLNEVIDKVEVLDPQRIETWKVKFRERINTLMKDSEIDEVRLLQEACIMADKLDIHEEITRFRSHNKLFLDALAKGGAQGKNLGFILQEMGREANTLGTKCQNADIAALAIELKNEIECIREQSMNVA; encoded by the coding sequence ATGTCCATTATTTCCATGACCGGGTTCGGCAAAAGCGAATCCACATTGAACGGAGTCAGTTGCGTTATTGAAGTACGCAGCGTGAACAGCCGTTTCCTTGAAATTTCAAGCAAGATTCCGAAGAACTTCGCCTATCTCGAAAATGATTTCAAGGCACAGATCAAGGACAAGCTCGTTCGCGGTTCCGTGAACTTTTCGATTACGCTTGGCGCAGGCAATGCCGGGAACATTCCCGTCTGCTACAACGAGGCGGCAGTTTCCAAGTTCGTCGAAATCACGAAGGCCATGCAGAAAAAATACGGCATTGCCGGTGATATCAAGCTCGAACATGTTCTTGCCATCCCAGAAGTTTTGCAGTTCACCGATGGAAACGACGACAATGAAGTCTGGGAAAAGCACCTGAAGACCGAACTCGATAAGGCTTTGGACGGTGTCATTGCCATGCGCGAAAAGGAAGGTGCAAACCTCGCCGTGGACCTCACCCGCCGCGTTATCCACCTGAACGAAGTCATCGACAAGGTCGAAGTTCTCGATCCGCAGCGCATTGAAACGTGGAAGGTCAAGTTCCGCGAACGCATCAATACGCTCATGAAGGATTCCGAAATCGACGAAGTGCGCCTGTTGCAAGAAGCCTGCATCATGGCCGACAAGCTCGACATTCACGAAGAAATCACGCGTTTCCGCAGCCACAACAAGTTGTTCCTCGACGCGCTCGCCAAGGGTGGCGCACAGGGCAAGAACCTTGGGTTCATCTTGCAGGAAATGGGCCGTGAAGCGAATACGCTTGGCACAAAGTGCCAGAACGCGGACATCGCCGCCCTCGCCATCGAACTCAAGAACGAAATCGAGTGCATCCGCGAGCAGAGTATGAACGTCGCCTAA
- the typA gene encoding translational GTPase TypA: MDQSKIRNVAIIAHVDHGKTTLVNQLLKQCGTFHEGEEIVDRVMDSDNLERERGITILSKNTSVMYKGYRVNIVDTPGHADFGGQVERVLGTVDGVLLVVDAFEGPMAQTRFVTKKALELGLTPIIVVNKIDRDGCNPLLALDKVFDLFCELDATEEQLDFDRVFGSGRKGICRAELEDPDGDFSILMDKIIERIPAPKGDPNAEPLLQIASLEYSSFLGRLAVGRVQQGVFKPNQTYAQAFPDGTVKNVRPQKLLRYEGLTPKPIEEAGPGEIILIAGLDYFDIGDTLSSTNNPVHLPRIHIDPPTISMLFTVNTSPLAGKYGGKFMTGNQLQERLERAHMADPALLVEKAEGASTFKVSGRGILHLTILVENMRRELYEFTIGSPQVIFQKDESGKLLEPVEDFKVEVPNEFSGACIQEIQQRKGEMVNMTTDENDRVSLEFIVPSRGLIGIRPKLLSLSKGYAVTQSFFKEYQPYKGEIPSRINGVLIAKEPGEAASYALSNLEDRGYLIIGPGAEVYPGMIVGEHNRDVDITVNVTKGKHLTNMRSKSADDMIQLTPYRRMTLEECVTFINEDECIEVTPEVLRIRKTELDPIKRKQMSKKPAEDDD; the protein is encoded by the coding sequence ATGGATCAATCAAAAATCAGAAACGTTGCCATCATCGCCCACGTTGACCACGGTAAAACTACCCTGGTGAACCAGCTCCTCAAACAGTGCGGTACCTTCCATGAAGGTGAAGAAATCGTGGACCGCGTGATGGACTCCGACAACCTTGAACGCGAACGCGGCATTACCATCCTCTCCAAGAACACGAGCGTGATGTACAAGGGATACCGCGTGAACATCGTCGATACCCCGGGGCACGCCGACTTCGGTGGCCAGGTGGAACGCGTTTTGGGTACAGTCGATGGCGTTCTTCTGGTCGTTGACGCTTTCGAAGGCCCCATGGCCCAGACCCGCTTCGTGACGAAGAAGGCTTTGGAACTCGGACTTACCCCGATTATCGTCGTGAACAAAATCGACCGCGACGGCTGCAACCCGCTCCTCGCTCTCGACAAGGTCTTTGACTTGTTCTGCGAACTCGATGCTACCGAAGAACAGCTCGATTTCGACAGAGTTTTTGGCAGTGGCCGTAAGGGCATTTGCCGCGCCGAACTTGAAGACCCGGATGGCGACTTCAGCATCTTGATGGACAAGATTATCGAACGTATTCCGGCTCCGAAGGGCGATCCGAATGCAGAACCGCTCCTCCAGATTGCCTCCCTCGAATACTCCAGCTTCTTGGGTCGTTTGGCTGTGGGTCGCGTGCAGCAGGGCGTGTTCAAGCCGAACCAGACCTACGCTCAGGCATTCCCCGACGGAACCGTCAAGAACGTCCGTCCGCAAAAGCTCCTCCGCTACGAAGGCCTTACCCCGAAGCCGATTGAAGAAGCTGGTCCGGGCGAAATCATCCTCATCGCAGGTCTTGACTACTTCGATATCGGTGATACGCTTTCTTCTACGAACAATCCAGTTCACTTGCCGCGTATTCACATTGACCCGCCGACAATTTCTATGCTCTTCACCGTGAACACTTCGCCGCTCGCCGGCAAATACGGTGGAAAGTTCATGACGGGTAACCAGCTCCAGGAACGTTTGGAACGTGCCCACATGGCTGACCCCGCCCTCCTCGTCGAAAAGGCCGAAGGTGCATCTACGTTCAAGGTTTCTGGCCGTGGCATTTTGCACCTCACGATTCTCGTCGAAAACATGCGCCGTGAACTTTATGAATTCACCATCGGTTCTCCGCAGGTCATTTTCCAGAAAGACGAAAGCGGCAAGCTTTTGGAACCGGTCGAAGACTTCAAGGTCGAAGTTCCGAACGAATTCAGCGGCGCCTGCATCCAGGAAATCCAGCAGCGCAAGGGCGAAATGGTCAACATGACCACCGACGAAAACGACCGCGTTTCTCTCGAATTTATCGTTCCCTCCCGTGGCCTTATCGGCATCCGTCCGAAGCTCCTCTCGCTTTCCAAGGGTTACGCTGTGACGCAGTCCTTCTTCAAGGAATACCAGCCGTACAAGGGAGAAATTCCGTCTCGTATCAACGGTGTACTCATCGCCAAGGAACCGGGCGAAGCTGCAAGCTACGCTCTCTCTAACTTGGAAGATCGTGGCTACCTCATCATCGGTCCGGGTGCCGAAGTTTATCCGGGCATGATCGTGGGTGAACACAACCGCGACGTCGATATCACCGTGAACGTCACGAAGGGCAAGCACCTCACCAACATGCGTTCGAAGTCCGCAGACGACATGATCCAGCTCACGCCGTACCGCCGCATGACTTTGGAAGAATGCGTCACCTTCATCAATGAAGACGAATGCATCGAAGTCACTCCGGAAGTGCTCCGCATCCGCAAGACCGAGCTCGACCCGATCAAGCGTAAGCAGATGTCCAAGAAGCCAGCTGAAGACGACGATTAA